The following coding sequences lie in one Nitratireductor mangrovi genomic window:
- a CDS encoding UxaA family hydrolase, whose amino-acid sequence MASKYSNMTFNGYRRDNGRVGVRNHVVILPVDDISNAACEAVANNIKGTLALPHAYGRLQFGEDLDLHFRTMIGTGANPNVAACVVIGIEPGWTQKIVDGIAKTGKPVAGFSIEQNGDLKTIMDASRKAKEFVHYATELQREECSVSELWVSTKCGESDTTTGLGSCPTVGNMYDKLLPEGIYGCFGETSEITGAEHICKQRAATAEVGERWYRMWKAYQDEVIEANKVDDLSESQPTKGNIEGGLTTIEEKALGNLEKIGRTSRYIDILEPAEEPKSGHGLYFMDTSSAAAECVTLMAAGGYVVHTFPTGQGNVIGNPIVPVIKITANPRTVRTMGEHVDVDVSGILRREMTIDDAGDALIDMIVRTANGRNTAAEALGHREFVMTKLYRSA is encoded by the coding sequence ATGGCCTCGAAATATTCCAACATGACCTTCAATGGTTACCGGCGCGACAATGGCCGTGTCGGGGTGCGCAACCATGTCGTGATCCTGCCGGTCGACGACATCTCCAATGCCGCCTGCGAAGCGGTCGCCAACAATATCAAGGGCACGCTGGCGCTTCCGCACGCTTATGGGCGCCTGCAGTTCGGCGAGGATCTCGACCTGCATTTCCGTACCATGATCGGCACTGGCGCCAACCCCAACGTCGCCGCCTGCGTGGTGATCGGCATCGAGCCCGGCTGGACTCAGAAGATCGTCGACGGCATCGCGAAGACCGGCAAGCCGGTCGCCGGCTTTTCGATCGAGCAGAATGGCGACCTGAAGACGATCATGGACGCTTCGCGCAAAGCAAAGGAGTTCGTGCACTACGCCACCGAACTGCAGCGCGAGGAATGCTCGGTGTCGGAACTCTGGGTCTCGACAAAGTGCGGCGAGAGCGACACCACCACCGGTCTCGGTTCGTGCCCGACCGTGGGCAACATGTACGACAAGCTTCTGCCCGAGGGCATTTATGGCTGTTTCGGCGAGACCTCGGAGATCACCGGGGCCGAGCACATCTGCAAGCAGCGCGCCGCCACTGCGGAAGTCGGCGAGCGCTGGTACCGGATGTGGAAGGCCTATCAGGACGAGGTGATCGAGGCCAACAAGGTCGATGATCTCTCCGAGAGCCAGCCGACAAAGGGCAATATCGAGGGCGGCCTGACCACGATCGAGGAAAAGGCGCTGGGCAATCTCGAAAAGATTGGCCGCACCTCGCGCTATATCGACATTCTGGAACCGGCCGAGGAGCCGAAATCGGGCCACGGGCTCTATTTCATGGATACGTCATCGGCGGCCGCCGAGTGCGTGACGCTGATGGCGGCGGGCGGCTATGTCGTTCATACCTTCCCGACCGGGCAGGGAAACGTCATCGGCAATCCCATCGTTCCGGTGATCAAGATTACCGCCAATCCGCGCACGGTCCGGACCATGGGCGAGCATGTCGACGTCGACGTCTCGGGTATCCTGCGCCGCGAGATGACCATCGACGATGCCGGCGACGCGTTGATCGACATGATCGTCAGGACCGCCAACGGCCGCAACACAGCCGCCGAAGCGCTCGGCCATCGCGAATTCGTCATGACGAAGCTCTATCGGAGCGCCTGA
- a CDS encoding UxaA family hydrolase: MPIPQLLVHDRKDNVGVVVVEGLKAGTRMLAVVTEDDSSFEIEARDDVPIGHKVALSDLSNGDTAIKYGEDIGRFVADVGKGGHVHVHNLKTKRW, translated from the coding sequence ATGCCGATTCCGCAGCTTCTCGTGCACGACCGCAAGGACAATGTCGGTGTGGTAGTGGTCGAGGGGCTTAAGGCCGGAACCCGTATGCTCGCGGTCGTCACGGAGGACGATTCCAGCTTCGAGATCGAGGCCAGGGACGACGTCCCGATCGGTCACAAGGTGGCACTCAGTGACCTCAGCAACGGCGATACGGCAATCAAATACGGCGAGGATATCGGGCGTTTCGTCGCCGACGTGGGCAAAGGGGGACATGTCCACGTCCACAATCTGAAGACGAAACGCTGGTAA
- a CDS encoding GntR family transcriptional regulator, producing MNESAPAAFAYKPLYVQVKDQLVRRMIDGEWQPGQLIPSEMELARQVGVSQGTIRKALDAMTTENLLIRRQGRGTFVASPEESRILFQFFRIVPDSGETTFPDSRVLTSARSVAEGTEAEALGIREGDDLWRFERVRAIRDEPVLVETIRLPADRFPGFGDLPQIPNNVYGLYSQRWGITIARASERLKAVGATAGDAARLRCARGDPLLEITRIAYDLENKPVELRVSRCLTRTTHYTSELR from the coding sequence ATGAACGAAAGCGCCCCGGCAGCATTCGCCTACAAGCCCCTTTATGTGCAGGTGAAGGACCAGCTGGTCCGCCGGATGATCGATGGCGAATGGCAGCCCGGTCAGCTCATCCCCTCCGAGATGGAGCTTGCGCGCCAGGTCGGCGTCAGCCAGGGCACCATCCGCAAGGCGCTCGACGCCATGACAACGGAAAACCTGCTGATCCGGCGCCAGGGCCGCGGCACGTTCGTCGCCAGCCCCGAGGAAAGCCGCATCCTGTTCCAGTTCTTCCGGATCGTCCCAGACAGCGGCGAGACCACGTTTCCGGACTCGCGCGTTTTGACCAGCGCGAGGTCTGTCGCCGAGGGCACGGAAGCCGAGGCCCTCGGTATCAGGGAAGGCGACGATCTCTGGCGCTTCGAGCGGGTGCGCGCCATCCGCGACGAGCCGGTGCTGGTCGAGACGATCCGGCTGCCCGCCGACCGTTTCCCGGGCTTCGGCGATCTTCCTCAGATTCCCAACAACGTCTACGGGCTCTATTCGCAGCGTTGGGGCATCACCATCGCGCGCGCCAGCGAAAGGCTGAAGGCGGTAGGAGCGACCGCCGGTGACGCCGCGCGTCTTCGCTGCGCCAGGGGCGATCCGCTACTCGAGATCACGCGGATCGCCTACGATCTGGAGAACAAGCCGGTTGAACTGCGTGTCTCGCGCTGTCTCACCCGTACCACGCACTACACGTCGGAACTGCGATGA
- a CDS encoding AEC family transporter, with amino-acid sequence MSPQVEAVLFIFGLVAVGYLAGITGYLKAEAGDALAEFAVSVALPLLLFRTMQSADFHGAAPWSLWGTYFASVAVAWTLGHLVTTRVFGRDARAGVVGGVSASFSNTVLLGIPLVLGVFGQKGFEILALIVSVHLAVMMAASIIIFAILDGSGEGGVQPLALAKDFVAKLVRNPLLIGIAVGLTFRLAGLELPALGVRFVDALAGIAGPLALFSIGLSMRRYGISGNVRAGMALAGLKLLVMPAVTLALALLFGLSPLAAQVAVITASLPTGVNAYLIAVQFGTGHAISTNAMMIATSSAVLTASFWLFVLQVVFG; translated from the coding sequence ATGTCTCCCCAGGTCGAAGCCGTCCTTTTCATCTTCGGGCTCGTTGCCGTCGGCTATCTCGCCGGCATCACCGGCTATCTGAAGGCGGAGGCTGGCGACGCGTTGGCCGAATTCGCGGTGTCGGTGGCGCTTCCGCTGCTCCTGTTCCGCACCATGCAGAGCGCGGATTTCCACGGTGCGGCGCCCTGGTCGCTGTGGGGCACCTATTTCGCGTCGGTCGCCGTCGCCTGGACGCTGGGCCATCTCGTCACCACCCGCGTTTTCGGCCGTGACGCGCGCGCCGGCGTCGTTGGAGGTGTGTCGGCCTCCTTCTCCAACACGGTGCTGCTCGGTATCCCGCTGGTGCTGGGCGTCTTTGGCCAGAAGGGGTTCGAGATCCTCGCCCTGATCGTTTCGGTGCATCTCGCAGTGATGATGGCGGCCTCGATCATTATCTTCGCCATCCTCGACGGCAGCGGCGAGGGTGGCGTGCAGCCACTGGCCCTGGCGAAGGACTTTGTGGCCAAGCTGGTGCGCAACCCGCTGTTGATCGGCATCGCCGTCGGACTAACCTTCCGCCTTGCAGGGCTTGAACTGCCGGCGCTCGGGGTTCGTTTCGTCGATGCGCTCGCGGGCATCGCCGGGCCGCTGGCGCTGTTTTCGATCGGGCTCTCGATGCGCCGTTACGGCATTTCGGGGAACGTCAGGGCGGGGATGGCGCTTGCCGGCCTCAAGCTTCTGGTGATGCCGGCGGTAACACTGGCGCTGGCGCTTCTGTTCGGCCTGTCGCCGCTCGCCGCCCAGGTCGCTGTGATCACGGCGTCACTGCCGACCGGCGTCAACGCCTACCTGATCGCGGTGCAGTTCGGCACCGGCCACGCCATTTCCACCAATGCGATGATGATCGCCACGTCGAGCGCGGTGCTCACGGCCTCGTTCTGGCTGTTCGTGCTGCAGGTCGTGTTCGGCTGA
- a CDS encoding Gfo/Idh/MocA family protein, protein MTSESRPATVRYAIIGAGMMGREHMRNIGLLDGAEIVAIADPNAESRAGVSQAGFAGVQFPDHRELLSAGGFDCVVIASPNDTHAAILRDVLVAGKPVLVEKPLCATVEDCHDILRIAETAKAPAWVAMEYRYMPPVERLISRLQAGDAGRLRMIAIREHRYPFLDKVDDWNRFAVRTGGTLVEKCCHFFDLMRLMAGGEAVRVYASGAMDVNFVGESYDGRAADILDNAFVVVDFDNGVRAMLDLCMFAEGSYWQEQIAATGDLARVEAFVPGPARFSPDGRERLSEIVFSPRASKVPVREEIHVDADILAAGDHHGSTFFQHRKFLDMVRNGGNPEVSLEDGMRAVMIGAAAEESARTGRAVEL, encoded by the coding sequence TTGACCTCTGAATCTCGTCCAGCGACGGTGCGCTACGCCATTATCGGCGCAGGGATGATGGGCCGCGAACACATGCGCAATATCGGCCTTCTCGACGGCGCCGAGATTGTCGCGATCGCCGATCCAAATGCCGAGAGCCGGGCGGGCGTGTCTCAAGCAGGCTTTGCTGGCGTGCAGTTTCCCGACCACAGGGAATTGCTGAGTGCCGGCGGGTTCGACTGCGTGGTCATCGCCAGCCCCAATGACACCCACGCGGCGATCCTGCGCGACGTCCTCGTTGCGGGAAAGCCGGTGCTTGTCGAAAAACCGCTCTGCGCGACCGTCGAAGATTGCCACGACATCCTGCGCATTGCGGAAACGGCGAAGGCGCCGGCTTGGGTGGCGATGGAATATCGCTACATGCCGCCGGTCGAGCGGCTGATTTCGCGCCTGCAGGCAGGCGACGCGGGACGGCTGCGCATGATCGCGATCCGCGAGCATCGCTATCCGTTCCTGGACAAGGTCGATGACTGGAACCGTTTCGCCGTTCGTACCGGCGGTACGCTGGTCGAAAAATGCTGCCATTTCTTCGATCTGATGCGGCTGATGGCGGGCGGCGAGGCGGTACGCGTCTACGCTTCGGGCGCCATGGACGTGAACTTCGTCGGCGAGAGCTATGATGGCCGTGCCGCCGATATCCTCGACAATGCCTTCGTCGTCGTCGATTTCGACAATGGCGTGCGCGCGATGCTCGACCTGTGCATGTTCGCGGAAGGCTCGTACTGGCAGGAACAGATCGCGGCAACCGGCGACCTCGCGCGCGTCGAGGCCTTCGTGCCTGGTCCCGCGCGGTTTTCCCCGGATGGGCGCGAGCGCCTTTCCGAGATTGTCTTTTCGCCTCGCGCCAGCAAGGTGCCGGTCCGCGAGGAGATCCATGTCGACGCCGACATCCTTGCGGCCGGCGATCATCACGGCTCGACCTTCTTCCAGCACCGAAAGTTCCTCGACATGGTGCGCAATGGCGGAAATCCCGAGGTTTCGCTCGAAGACGGGATGCGCGCGGTGATGATCGGCGCAGCAGCCGAGGAAAGTGCCAGGACCGGGCGGGCGGTCGAGTTGTGA